The genomic segment CACGTTTAAAATTTCAACTTAGCATCTATGTTTTTGCAAAGCAGCATGAAAATAATAACTGGAAGTAAAATACTGTGTGGATTATTAGGCCTACTGACAGTGACTCACAGATATCATTCGACGGAAGAAAGAGTTCTCTTGACGTCGGAACAGCTCctgtaagacagacagacaacagttTTGGTGAGGGGGGGGTTTGACAGTGGGAGCTCAGTGGTCTTGCTGAAGCCAGAGGTCATGTGACTCACGTTGTTTGTGCTTCCCCGGCAATTGATGCCATCGCCTATGTGGCCTCTGAAGCAGGTGCAGTTCCTTTGACCCTGGCCTATATACACACAGCGAGCCTGGATACTGCAGCCACCATTGTtctgcacaaacaaaaaatgtatcttTAATTGCTGATAAAGGACGGTTATTAACAACCCTGCAAACTGTTAATTTTTGATCAATAAGGTTACTTGAGTCACCAATCAGTCCGTACACTGCATCAAACCTCTTAGCTCTAGCCTAGCTGGTGCCCGAGGCTATATCTGTACAGTTTGGGACATATCTTGTATTACAACATTCTTTTCCCATTACTATTGTCTGTTGACCATTTATACATTTGCATAAATTATGAACTAATTAATCAATGTGTTGTAATTTACATGTGCCAAATATGCCAACAATATCAGTGGAGATAATGGGCTACAAACATGGAGAGTCCACTATAATAATCTTGGTATAATTATCAGcagtagtatttatttagattatCCAGAGGAAATTGTGATACTTAATGTATCACTTTCGTCCAAATAATCGTTCCATATAAACTTGAATCTGTGTGAAACAGCTCAgcttatttgtattatttatttatctatttcttAATTGACTTGGCTGTGTTATGCCTCTTTGCCAGCAGCCAGCTCTGTCTTAAGAAGTAATTCAGTCCTTGAAGCActattttcataaaaacaagaaaacacatctGCCAACGGGATGAATTAATCAATTTTAcatcagtttttttattttttttttcagaaaacaaGTGTCCATATCTTGAAAGAGGACAGAAGAAAGCACGATACTGCAATACTGCACAATACTATAATATTAAATGATACATAGACATACATATCTGCAGGGGTTGACAGGGTAACAGTATCTCCCGGTTCCCTGAAAGCCCTGCTGACACCTGCAGGCC from the Micropterus dolomieu isolate WLL.071019.BEF.003 ecotype Adirondacks unplaced genomic scaffold, ASM2129224v1 contig_9716, whole genome shotgun sequence genome contains:
- the LOC123965445 gene encoding stabilin-2-like, which gives rise to MKVSAGQRTCTCKEAYTGDGVICLEIDGCLVNNGGCHSAADCIRTGANTTACRCQQGFQGTGRYCYPVNPCRYNNGGCSIQARCVYIGQGQRNCTCFRGHIGDGINCRGSTNNELFRRQENSFFRRMISVSHCQ